The DNA sequence TCTCTCTCAATTAACAAAATTCTcgatttttttaaatttataaaacaaatctttttctataattttcaaaaaaataagAATTCATTTAACCTTTTCCGACTTAATTTTTTTTGCCAAAACCTTTTCCGACTTACAGTGAAAATGAAATTTAATGTATTTGTATTTGTATAACATCTGTTCCGTGTACTGTTATATGTCACAATTGTTATCAAATGACACATGCTGCATTATTTCTCATTTTAGGAAGTCTAACATTTTTTTTATACTTGCTTAGAATTAGAACCCCTAGGCCATAACTATTCTGGAGTATGCATCTCAAAGTAGATATCAAATCCGCATTAACAGAAATGCACAGCATATTAAGTAGATAAAGAGTTAGGATTACAAAATAATAGATAATGCAATTCTAAATGACAAAAGAAACCTGAAGCATATTAACTAAATGCAACACAAAACAACCGACTCAGATTACTTGGGAGCCACTCCACTCTAGTCATCTGCGATAGCAATTCGATCTATGATCTTAGCCAGTACATCCCTTGATTCCTTGAGTAAACCAATGCTTTGGTTCAATCTTGCTCTCTTGATGGTAAACGAAGGCGATTCATCCATCAGACGCTCAATGCCACCGCCTTGAGGACCCAAAACCTCGTTCACTACCTCCTCTTCCATACCCTGGTTAACCAACTTTTTTAAAGCCATAAGCAAGTAAAGAGCGATAGAGTCGACCATTCTTTTAAGAACAATGTTCCAGTAAGCAGTTAGCctcatcttcagatcaaatgcTACATCTCTAACACCTGGATAATCGTCCAAATGACGAACATCAATTTTCCCAAAACTTTCAATATATGCTATCCTCCAAACGTCACCATCGATAGCCTCCTTGAAATTATCATGTGATTTCATGAGCTTAGTCCACAGTGCCATATACTCTGGATCACACGTATAGTCAGCAAGCTTCTCCATCTCAATAATTTCCAAAACTCGATACGTTGACTGCTCTTTCATTTTGGAGATTAGATTCAAGGCTGCTCTTTTAGTAGAAGATTGCAGTGGAGGATAGTTTTCACAATGATGCATCAAAATTTCAACCACTACAGTCTCAATGTAGTCCCATACCTTAGTGACAAAGCTAACTGGTATCTCGGAAATTGCTTGAACCTTAAGTTGCAAAAGGTGGAGGAATGCAGATCTGGGAAGGAAATTAGGCAGAGCAACACTTTTAGTTTCCTTGAGCACAAATATCTCATCTAACAAAAACTTCTCATTAGCAATAATTGGAGAACTGTTTTTCAATTCGTGAGAAAACTTGTCAACCATTTCAGCTAAACGAGCAGTACTATGCATATTCTTATTGTCGGGATATTCGTCAAACTCACCTCTCACAAGAAGTTTTTTCAGTGACTCTTTAGACAATCCCAGAATCCTCATGAAAGCATTTATTGCTTCTGCAACAGTAGACAACTTCTGGGGTAAATTGTTAAGCTCCAAAACATTTCCATTCAGCTTAGCATTGATCTTCCTGACAATTTCTGGCAAGCACTTGGATATAATTGTAGCTTGAATCTGCACAAGCTTCCTAGCTAACACTGGAACACTAACCATAGACTTGTCGATTTTCGAGAGCAGTGGATGGGATGCAAAAAGCATGCTTTCTGCCAACCTTGCTTCTTCATAAGATTCATCACCAATCCGGTTCCTCACACAAACGTATCCAAGCCCGATATTCACATCATCAGCCATGACTTTCTCACGCAGTCCCTCCGGAGATTTGTCTGACTTTGTAACCACAGCCAGCGTCCTGTCCCCTGTTTTGTCCACAGACTGCGACATTCGAATAGACTCGCAGGTAGGAAAATCAACAGTTGCAGACAGGACATTCAATATAATGCTCTCTTCTGGTTTTATATATTCCATAATTATACCAGATATCTGCTCATATATATTCTCAGGTTGCCCATGAACCGGAACTCTGGTGATACCTGTTTCAAGAGAGAGTTaatacaaaaaataaaaaaaaatggaGCAAATGACTAGACACACAAAATCTATACATTATCATGACTTAATTCTTCTCTTAATTCTAACTATTCACTTGACCCAAATCACAACTTTTTCAATTATCTTTGGGACAACAGTAAAATATGTTGCTAAAATTTTTTTTTACTCTAGTCTATATACACGTATAAGGTAAATTAAATTAGAGAAAAAAAAAGAGTCGAAAACAACCAAAAACATAATTTAGTTTCTCAAGATACTTTATTTTATAGTCAGATCAGTATAACTCATTGTTGAAGCAGTCCAAAgatatttgtataaatatttaaatGAGATGAGGAATATGTTAAACGTACCAGGCAGATCAACCATAGTAAGATCAGGAACACCATTCTTCTTGACAACAAGTGTCAATGGTGTATGCGATATCCCTTTTCCATTGCCAGCAATCTCTTCAGTGGCTTTAATGATAGCATCAGCTACATTCATCTCATCAGTAGACACCACTTTGCTGCTGTACTCCAAATGAAGCTCAGACTCAGGTTTGGAGTGGTGATGCAGCCTCATAATCAAAGGAACCCTGGTACAAATCCCCTGACCACGCGGCAAGCTAATGCCAGCAAGTGATTCAAGAACACTAGACTTGCCAGATGATTGATCACCAACAACAACAATGGTGGGGAGTTGAATCCCTTCTTGCATCACCTTCAAGTTTCTGAGCTTGTCAATGGCATCCAAAAGTGGTCTGATTCTTTCATTGTATGATGACACAATAGGTGCATGACAGGCAAGAGGAACAACTGATTCATCAACTTCACAAACAAGTAATGACATATTGCTGTGTTCTTGATCGGAGTTTACAACAACTTGCTTAAACTTACTATTAACCTGCTTTACTCTTCGTTTTGGAATCCATTCCATGACTactttgtttgttaattaacttATTTCCACTTTATCAACTTTATTTCTAAGATTCCCTACTAAAACAAGCGGACCCTGCCTAGCTCCTTTTTATTTGTTAACGTACATATAATATAAGCTGATATTAGCATGATAGATGATTTAGGACAACCAATTTCTTTCACATAGTGACCCATGGGGATCACTCATTCACATAAACTCTACTTTACATCTAAGGTTACCGCGTACGATAATTTGGAACTAATCTAAAGAAATCAACAAACAATTACTTCATTTGTCCAATTTCATTTTTTACAGTTCTTTTCAATATTCCGCACATATTTTAAGTTTAATATAAATTATACTTGTATAAtccatttttatattttttttttatttaagtttaaatattaattatttttataaaaaaataaattaaaataatttatgataattatactttaaaaatattaaaattcgTGACGAGACACCGTccctcgatatatatatatatataactcaACCGAGGGAGTAACTTAAAACCAAATCACTACATTATTACACTAAGAGAGCGCAATATATGGCACTTTAACTTTTACACCCTTCTCAACAACTATGGCTCTAACCATCATACCCTCTTCTAAAATCATTAGGCCCTTATTAAGTGTGAATACAGAATACGTCAGCATGATTAGCTGGGTAGGATTAAAGAACCACTGCTCCTTGTGTGTTTAAATGTCAAAATCACACCCAAATTTTCAAAGGACAACTTTCGGGCACAGAAATAAAAACCGGGCTTGTATAGAATTTAAAATTATGTAAAAATCAAAGCAAATAAATGATTTACGTACGTATAACATGTTATGCCAAGACATATATAAATAGTATATCAAAACATGCGGTTGGTACAAAGTAAAATTGGGACAAAAATAGTGGTAGGGATGCCTTTTTGTACTATTGCACAAAATTTCCACATTTGACGTACCAAAGCGGACCATTGCGTAAGGCTATTGACGCAATTCACTGTTCTTATGAAGTCACGTTATTCTTTATCCTTTATCTAATCAAACCAGTTTATTCTTTAAACATCATCATTATGTTTTAAGTGCAAATTATTACCTCTATTGCAGCTCACTATGTCCTCTTTTCTCTCCTCCACAATCCTGCACTTAACTATGGTTTGTAGTTTCAAAAACAAGTATGGTTTGTACATCTCCACTCCAAAATTCATTTCTTGTTACGATAATTCAAACTTAAAACATCGTTATAAATTATCTGCTAATTAATTACAAACGCACCAAATAATTGAATTTCTGCCTTTTCGTAATGGAGATTTGTCGTTTTACTTTTGTGCACCTAGTTTAAAGTAATTTGACCGtgtatttaataattattttaaaaaaaattatgaattttagtataagttatatatttttattcaaaaaaataaaattttaaaaataattatttttattattcgATCAAAGCACTTTGAGATGTGTGGAGAAAAATCAAACaacaaatatataaaaaatgagggAGTAGATCATGAGTGATCATACAACACTGTGTCAAGTCTTAGGGTTTTTAGGATTACAGAATAACGAAACAAAAGTATGTTTGATTCAGCATTCTCTGAAAAATATAATTACTTCAAATGACAAATATTATTGGCTATTATCTTGTAAATGATACAGACTCATCAAGCATAAATACGAGTCTCTCAAGATAAAATACGCACATATGATTCGAGAACATTTTGGAATTATATGGTACTAAACTTAACCAGATCACCCTTTGGTTGTTAAAAACAACCCAACTCACAGGGCAGTACCGGTACATCGAACTCCAACCCCCACCAACTTGCACATGAATTATGATAGTAAGTAACAATATCTTGTTCGGAAGGTTTTATATAGCTGTGAGTATTCTCTTGACTCACTTGAATATATATGGACAAACTCAAGTTCCTTTAGCAGTTCCCCTATAAGATGCACTTGCTTATAATTATTATAGCATCAATATTCCATAAAAACCCCCTCTCAGACATTTTAGCAGCCATTATGGATAAGGGCAAggaaaaaaagaagagaaaggtaGAGAACAATAAAGAAGAAACAGAGGATGAAAAAATGGAGAAATTCTTCGCACTAATAAAAAGCACGCGAAGAATAGCTGGAGTAGACAGATGGAAGGACAGCCAAGATCAAGTAACAAACAACGAAGAGAAGTCGAAGGTAAATTTGTTTTTACCTAATAAAAATATGTTGCTAAAATTTGTTTTTTACTCTAGTCTATATACACGTATAAGGTAAATTAAATTAGAGAAAAAAAAGAGTCGAAAACAACCAAAAACATAATTTACATTaatacggttggatcaattaaaaataattttatacaAGTCGAGATACTAATACAGGACTAAAGACTAGTTActagtactagtcaaactaatatttaactgttaaaatagcaaatcaaataaaattattatgatatgaaactttggttatatcaataaaatatatattttatgacatCCTTATGGGTGGATCgatataaagtatttttaaaataatcgaaacaacaAATCCGGTCGTAACACTAGTTACCGTTAATAGTCAAACTAatatttgactgttaaaatacaaaccaaataaaattattttgatatgaaaatttggttatatcattaaaatatatttattttgacattcatatggttggatcaattagaaataattttaaacaagTAGAGATACTAAtacaggactaaacactagttactggtactggtcaaactaatgtttgactgttaaaatagtaaatcaaataaaattattttgatctgtaACTTTGATTATATCAATAAAATGTATATGttatgacatccatacggttggatcaatataaactatttttaaaataatcaaaacaacaaatcaggactaaacactagttagcgataaaagtcaaactaatacttgactgttaaaataacaaatcaaataaaattattttaatttgaaactttggttatatcattaaaatatatttattttgacatccatatagttggatcaattagaaataattttaaacaagTCGAGATACTAATACAGGACTAAACCCTAGTTActagtactagtcaaactaatgtttaactgttaaaatagtaaaccaaataaaattattttgatatgtaactttgattatatcaataaaatatatatattttatgacatccatacggttggatcaatataaaatatttttaaaataatcgaaacaacaaatccggactaaacactagttagcgtTAATAGCCAAACCAATGCTTGACCGTAAAAtagaaaatc is a window from the Apium graveolens cultivar Ventura chromosome 1, ASM990537v1, whole genome shotgun sequence genome containing:
- the LOC141665120 gene encoding dynamin-related protein 4C-like is translated as MEWIPKRRVKQVNSKFKQVVVNSDQEHSNMSLLVCEVDESVVPLACHAPIVSSYNERIRPLLDAIDKLRNLKVMQEGIQLPTIVVVGDQSSGKSSVLESLAGISLPRGQGICTRVPLIMRLHHHSKPESELHLEYSSKVVSTDEMNVADAIIKATEEIAGNGKGISHTPLTLVVKKNGVPDLTMVDLPGITRVPVHGQPENIYEQISGIIMEYIKPEESIILNVLSATVDFPTCESIRMSQSVDKTGDRTLAVVTKSDKSPEGLREKVMADDVNIGLGYVCVRNRIGDESYEEARLAESMLFASHPLLSKIDKSMVSVPVLARKLVQIQATIISKCLPEIVRKINAKLNGNVLELNNLPQKLSTVAEAINAFMRILGLSKESLKKLLVRGEFDEYPDNKNMHSTARLAEMVDKFSHELKNSSPIIANEKFLLDEIFVLKETKSVALPNFLPRSAFLHLLQLKVQAISEIPVSFVTKVWDYIETVVVEILMHHCENYPPLQSSTKRAALNLISKMKEQSTYRVLEIIEMEKLADYTCDPEYMALWTKLMKSHDNFKEAIDGDVWRIAYIESFGKIDVRHLDDYPGVRDVAFDLKMRLTAYWNIVLKRMVDSIALYLLMALKKLVNQGMEEEVVNEVLGPQGGGIERLMDESPSFTIKRARLNQSIGLLKESRDVLAKIIDRIAIADD